GTTAAGGCCGTTTTGGCACAGGACGGAGCCGTAACCGGTGTGGTTACCCGTCAGGACCGGGAATACCCTGCCGACGCAGTGATTCTGGCTACCGGCGGCGCCTCTTACCCCGGCACCGGTTCCAGCGGCGACGGTTATGTGATGGCCCAAAAACTGGGACATACCGTTATGCCGCTAAAACCCTCCCTGGTGCCGCTGGAGGTAGAGGAACACTGGATTACCGAATTGCAGGGCTTGTCTCTGAAAAATGTACGGGCTACAGTCAGGTATAAAGAGAAGGCAATAGCCGATGAATTTGGTGAGATGCTGTTTACTCACTATGGTCTGTCGGGACCGATTATCCTGTCTCTTAGCAAGTATGTATCGGAATTGCTGGAGAAAGCCGCGGGGGATATATTTCTGGAGATTAATTTGAAGCCGGCCCTGACGCCGGAGGTGCTGGATAAGCGCATTCAGCGGGATTTTGAGAAATTCAGCCGCAAGCAGATCAAGAATTCCCTGGGGGAGCTGCTGCCGGCCAAACTGATCCCGGTGGTCATCGACCTGGCCTATCTAGACCCGGACAAGCCGGTCCATCAGATTGCCAAGGCCGAACGGATTCGCCTCCGGGAAACCATTGCCCGTCTGACCTTCACGCTCAAAGGCACCCGCCCGATCAGTGAAGCCATCGTTACCGCCGGCGGGGTGAATATTAAGGAAATCAACCCCAAGACCATGGAATCCAAGCTGATTCAAAATCTATATTTTGCCGGCGAAGTGATTGACATCGACGGATACACCGGCGGCTACAACCTGCAGGCGGCGTTTTCCACAGGGTATGTGGCGGGCAGGAACGCGGCTCAAGGGGACCGTTAAAAGGAGCTATCAAATGTTGACGTTGAATCTGGGCTTGGAGTTTGATTGACTTCCCGGTGCAAACAAGGTAATCTTTTACTAGCAATCACACTATCAGACAGACACGAGGTGATGCCCATGAGCAAGAAAAAAGATCCCATGCAGCAGATGGTGGACAAGCTTAACCAAATTACCGGCTCTGCCAGCGCCGCTATTGATGAACTGCGTCAGGGCCGTTCGGTGGCCAAACCCGGCGAGACGCCGGACACTCTGGAGGATAAAGCAGCGATTCAGACCGACTTCGCCGCTGTGAAAAACGAACTCCTGGCTGAACTTGCCACGGCCCGCACTGAATTGATCAGCGAAATCACCACTGCCCGTTCAGACATGATTGATAAAATCGCTAAC
This sequence is a window from Acetonema longum DSM 6540. Protein-coding genes within it:
- a CDS encoding NAD(P)/FAD-dependent oxidoreductase translates to MKKIIVVGGGAAGLMAGVSAAEGGAQVTILEKMAAVGRKLLITGKGRCNVTNIADIPTLIKNMPGNGAFLYSALNAFNNEQLMEFLARQQVPTKVERGGRVFPQSDMAVDVIRGFTSALESRDVTVLTNQAVKAVLAQDGAVTGVVTRQDREYPADAVILATGGASYPGTGSSGDGYVMAQKLGHTVMPLKPSLVPLEVEEHWITELQGLSLKNVRATVRYKEKAIADEFGEMLFTHYGLSGPIILSLSKYVSELLEKAAGDIFLEINLKPALTPEVLDKRIQRDFEKFSRKQIKNSLGELLPAKLIPVVIDLAYLDPDKPVHQIAKAERIRLRETIARLTFTLKGTRPISEAIVTAGGVNIKEINPKTMESKLIQNLYFAGEVIDIDGYTGGYNLQAAFSTGYVAGRNAAQGDR